The following proteins come from a genomic window of Acinonyx jubatus isolate Ajub_Pintada_27869175 chromosome C1, VMU_Ajub_asm_v1.0, whole genome shotgun sequence:
- the LOC106973225 gene encoding interferon-induced transmembrane protein 3-like: MNCNSQPYFPGIHTTSPPTYEMLKEKHEVAVLGVTQGLDPMATTTIGIHSKTSVRDHIIWSLFNIVFVNLCCLGYSVKPRDWKRVGDVTEAQAYDSATECLHIQHLVLGLLLIVIFTIIFVTGSLMIL; this comes from the coding sequence ATGAACTGCAATTCTCAGCCCTACTTTCCCGGCATCCACACCACATCCCCCCCAACCTATGAGATGCTCAAGGAGAAGCACGAGGTGGCTGTACTTGGGGTGACCCAGGGCTTGGATCCCATGGCAACCACCACGATCGGCATTCACAGCAAAACCTCTGTGCGTGATCACATCATCTGGTCCCTGTTCAACATAGTCTTTGTGAACTTGTGCTGCCTGGGCTACTCTGTGAAGCCCAGGGACTGgaagagggtgggtgatgtgaCAGAGGCCCAGGCCTATGACTCTGCCACCGAGTGCCTGCACATCCAGCACCTGGTCTTGGGCCTCCTTCTGATTGTTATATTCACCATTATTTTTGTCACTGGCTCACTGATGATTCTCTAA